CATACAATACCAGCGAGGACAGTGCTACAACCCCTCTTTGTTTTACAGAGCTGCACAGCTAAATACTATGTTAATGCAGGAAGTACCATACTGCCATCTACAGACAGGAATATCCCCTAATATAATCATTCAGTACTAAATTTTCCCACAGCCAAGAGTCACTTTATTCTAATTTTCTCCTTTTAACATTGATGAATCACAAACTGTTTACATTTCAATGTCTCAGCCAAGCATGAACTTTCAGGCTTTTAATCTTTATAGACAAAGTTATTCTGCAGTGCTTAGACAtacagacagagaaagagaatgaGCAGCTAGAAACTTTGTATTACCTGTCTGGTGTGGATGGGGCCTGGGGTCTTGAAGCCACCTTGACAGCTGCATTCGGAGACGCTATAAGGGTCCGAGCTGCTTGAGGAGCACTTGGAGAGCGAGTCACAACCCACCACAAAGGTGTTATCCAGAGGCAGTTCCTGAATGACATGGTGCTTCTTAGGGGGTACAGGAGTCTCGGGTTTAATTTGAAAGGTGGGCTGTGGAGAGGCAGACTTGTAATGCTTTGCTAAATCTGGGCTGTCAGGCTTAAATGTGGTTGGTGTGGTGGCCCAGTTATATTTTCCCATAGTCTGTTCTTCAAGCTCTACAGGAATGTCTAAAGTGCCATTTATATGCTCATGGGCTGGATCATCGGGCTTAGATTCTTCAATTGTCACAAAGTTGAGAAGGAGGCTTTTAGGAGAgcgcttctttttcttcttcttcttcttgatcTGTCGGTTCTCCTGGTTTGGGGAGACCCATTCCCCACTCTGCTTGCTTTTTTGGACAACCTTGTGCCGGGGTGTCTGGCGGCATCGTACCAGAGCAGTGACAAAAATGACCAGGATGACTGTCATGGTGCCTGCAATTATAGCAATGATGATTTTGACATAGTCATTGGTCTGTGGGGTTATCTCACCATCCCCAACATTCTGGCCCACTGGTGTTTCCATATTTCTGCGCACCAGCTCCTGCACATATGAACCATTGGTGATGGTCTCATTCACAAATAAATGCACCAGTGCTATGGTATAGAGAGACTCTGGCTGTCCTAAATCATTGACTTTTATCACTAGCCTGTGTAAGCCATGATCTGCTGTGATTACCTTCTCTTTCAAAGTAATGTTGCCTGTTAACTGATCGATTGTAAACAAACCTCTCGAGTTCCCACCTATAATGCTGTAGCGGAGCTCTGCATTCATCCCTGTATCATTGTCAACTGCAAAGACTTTAGTCACCACGGATCCTGGATTGGTGGCTGTGGGAATTAAGTCATAGGAGTAGTTGGATGAAGGGATGACAAAAACCGGTCTGTTGTCATTCACGTCAACTACATTTATGGTCACTTTGGCAGTGGAAGAGCGTTGCACTCTTCCTCCATCGACAGCCTTCACCTGGAAAGTGTAAGAACCTTGTTGCTCTCTATCAAATGTAATATTGGGTCTTATTACACCAGTAAGTGGATCGATAATGAAATTCTCTCTGCCATTTAATATAGAGAGAGTAACTGCAGCATTCTCTCCAGAGTCAGCGTCAGTAACTGTGATGAGCCCCACTGTGCCATACATGGGCAGGTTTTCTGGCACATAGAAATTATATTCATTGTGGGTAAAAGCAGGGCTGTTGTCATTCTGGTCCAGAACTGATAGTGTCACAGTAGCATTGGTCTGCAATGGTGGCATCCCATTATCCTTAGCCAGTACAGTGAAGGAGTACCTGTCCTGCTTTTCCCTGTCCAGCTTTCTCACTGCTGTCAGAACTCCTGTGCGGCGATCCAGGTTGAAAATGGGGGGTGCATCTGAACCCAGCATATAACTGATCTCAGCATTGCGTCCACTGTCTGCATCTGTGGCACTGATCTTGGTCAGCTGGGTACCAGGAGCATTGTTCTCAGGAATGGAAAGTCCTATGACAGGCTGTGTAAAAACTGGGGCATTGTCATTCTCATCTTTGATTTTGATCAGCAGCATTGCAGACTGATTTAAGGGAGGTTTCCCTGAATCAGAGGCCACTATTTTAATAGCATATTCTCGCGTAGCCTCATAGTCTAGAAATGTGGCAGTCTCCAATAGAAACTGATTATCAAACACTGGCTTTAACCTAAAAGGGACATCATGGTCTGTGAAGCAGGTAACTTTTCCATTCAGATCAGCATCCTTGTCCATTACTGTAATCAGGGCAATTTTTGTATTGAGCGGTGCTTTCTCAGACAGGAGCACAGTCCCATTCACTGGATTGATGATGTATCTTGTGTCTATGGATGGGACATTATCGTTAATATCTGTGATATTTACTGTCACTGTTGCTCTTGATGGAATTGAGCTGCCATCACTTGCCAAAACAGTTAACTTGTGTACGGGTGACTCCTCCCTGTCCAGTGGTTCCTTAATTGTGATGAGGCCAGTGGTGTTATCTAAGGCAAAGAGCCTTTTGGCCAGACTGGAGATCTGATTGCTGAAAAAGAAGTGGATCTGTGCATTTGAGCCCAGATCAGCATCAGTGGCATGGAGCTGAGAAACTGAGGTGCCCACTGGAGCATTTTCTGGAATGCTAACTTCAATGTCATTTTCCTTAAAGACTGGGCGATTGTCATTCACATCAGTAACTGTTACTTGTAGGATGGCTGTACTGGATCTGGGAGGTGTTCCACCATCTTCAACTTTAATCTTCATCACATATGTGTCTTTCTGCTCCCTGTCCAGGATCTGCTGGACAATCAGCTGGGGCCACTTGTCTCCCTCAGGTGTTTCAATTATATCAAGTCCAAATACATTTTGACCCTAGAAGACACAGAAAGGGGAACAATTTTATTATGAAAATATATTACAAACAGATACACATCTTTACAGGGGATCCCATGAAAATACCTTTATAGGTGTATTTATACTGCTAGATTAAGCCTTTAGCCTTTAGCACAGAGCTGTGTGTACCTGTGCCTCCCTAGTAGCAGGCCTGAGCAGGAATGGTGTTTCAGAGCATCAAGGTTCCTTTTACAGCTCCAGCTCAAATTACTGCAACTCCTGAAAACATATGGCTTACTTCCTATTTTACACCtagtgggtgggggcgggggagagagggaagagatGCCAAGGCTCAACTTACATCAGACTCCATGCTCACATAAGGGCAGTATCCACAGAGCTAAGGGTGTGCCCCACAACAAGCCTGTACCCGAGATTTGGGGAGGACAAGCAAAAGGATAAGGGGACTTAATCCCCAGTTCAGCAGAGCAAGACAAGGGTACAATCTGTACCGTGTAGAGAAAAGAAAAACTACACCATATTGAAAAGGGGATTACCACATAATTTACGATTCAAGTGGCACAGTCACAACTGAGACATGTTAGGTTATTAGAAATACATGAAAATCAGGAAGAATTATTCCCCTTTTCATCACTATGTATTTCATATTTGCAGTGAAAAATACATTCCAAGTGTGAAAATAAGATGTTTTTTCTTATGAATAATAATCACTGGACTATTACATTTACACTTTGAGTAATAAGATCCTGTAATAGGGTTTGTTGAACACTTTATGCCCTTCTTACAGCAAGTAATACATTTATATGTGCAGACACTGTGAAAACACAGCTTTTCCTCAAACTATGGGATGGACAGAGTGGTCTAAAAGTAATGTGCTGTCCTGCAGGTGGGAGACTGGAGTCTGGTTCCCACTGCTGATATCTTTCTGGGCCAACAGATGCTGGGACTCTTGCAAAGGGAGCATAAACATCCCCCAAGGAGAAGGAAGTGATTAGCAATGATCAATAGCAATCTCTCTGACTGATGAAGAATGGTGTTGACAGATTCCAAAGAGAATCCTGACAACCTTATCTCCCCAGAAGGATGGGGCCATAATGCAGGCAATGAAGATTGGTGTGTAACATGGGTGAAAATGGGGGCTCAGTGAGGCTCTGATAGGATGGGTGGCAGGGAACAGTtaggccagagcgccggggggagggcggcgagccccagtcggggctccgctctccccagcggccagagcgccggggggagggcggcgagccccgaccggggctccgctctccccagcggccggggggtgagggcactgggggggagggcagccggggccctgggaggagggcagagtgcccggccggggctccgctctccccggcggccgggggggagggcgccggggcggggagggcagccggagccctgggaggagggcagagtgcccggccggggctccgctctccccggctgccagagcaccgcaccgcgccgcccccctccaggtgctgccccaagcacaagcttggtggccccaagcacaagcttggtgggctggtgcctggagccggccctgagtctaCTCACTTAGCAAGCACCTAGTaagcatgagtaagggtggcagaattgggcctgctatcattttatttattcattttaatttatacACAAATTGCTAAAAGATCATCTCTCCATGGGTCTAGATTCCGCCAATAAAATTTACAAAGACAACTGTTAGTTGTAAATTAAACTAACATTAACCAGATGTAAAAATGAAACATCAGCTCTGGTTGGAAAACAGATCTTAAAAGTTATGAAAACAAATGTAGATCTTGCTTTTTCACTGGAAGGTGAGTGAAGATACCAACCCTGCTAATCGTGTCCGAATCAAGTTCTATATCCTATGAACCAAACGGGTTAATTTCTAAAGCAGTGACCCCATGACAGaccttctctttattaaagaCAAGTGAATCTTCTCCCTCAGTGATAGGATTATCATGAGTGGATTACTGCAGGCAACCTTGCTAGCAGTTGTTTAATTTGGACTAAGGCTCTTATTTGTTGCAAAAATGCTGAATTAAATAAACTGCTCTTTCAACACTGATTTCCAGAAAAGCCTAGCaagagtgggggaaaaaaagtcagctTTCCTTCAGTTCTTTATTTGCACACAAGCTGACAGATGTGCATTGATTATTCTGTCATTAGCTCCTGCAACTACAACAAACACTATATACAGACTTTTAATTCATGAAACTACATACCCAATTTAGCTTTTCTTTAACTATCACATATGACAAGAGACACATTTTTCATTATACCATCTGATTTTGGCTTAAACATATAACTTCAGTTCCCTGTCACTAGCAGTAAACTGCTAGGGAAACAgcaaaaaatccaacacaaattagaatttttactgaaaatatcAGCATTTTAACGAAATGTTTTATGCAAAATTGCTACCATATAGAATGTAATAGGGATTAATTAAATACAGAGTTttatagaaattactctaaaaaaaataccaaatataATAGAGAACTAGCTCTTCTATGTAATTTTTAAACTGATCTACAGCAACACATAGAAAATTACATTCCTGTtatattagggtatgtctacacagctgccAGGAGCAAGTCTCACAGCCCTGGTTGCCAGACTTTTGCTAGTAGGTCTCGTGCTGGTGTGCTGAAAATAACAATGTGGAAGTTCCAGCTTCAGAACGTTAGAGTCCGAGCCCGAACATAAaagcaatgtctacacagctatttttagtgcactggcACGGGCCCTGCCACTGCATCTGTATCTGTTGACCCCAGCAGCTGTGTAGCCATACCCtcaaagattaattttaaaatggtaaagACAAGTTATTGTTCTCCATTAAACCCCACAGGATCAGATCTTTCCATATGGGGTGTAGACTCTTACGCTCATCTTTTCCTTACATCCCTTTTATTGCCAAAGTGACAGCAGTGAATAGTCAGGGTATGGCCTAATCACATATACCTAATGAGTCTGcccttctggcagaattccttagAAACATCCTATAGAAAATTTTAGAGAGTTATGTGCCTGCTATAGAATTCtttaggtggttttttttttttaaagctacagaAAGGATGTCAGTCTATAAATTTCAtagttttttaaaagtaatatcTATAAAACCAAAGTAGTTTCATTCCTCTTAAATggtataggacttttccataggGAGAATAGTGTTTTCTTATACATTTGTAAATATCCTAAGGGTCACTATGCTGACACAACTCATGCACAGCTGTAGTAGATGTCTGTTGTAATTACAATGATAACTTTATTACTcacaaaaaatataaatacacacaAAGCCAAGCTTAGGATGCCTAGGGTCAAAGGCATATATAAAATTGGGCAAAATACATAAGTGGCAGTAAAGCCAGTCAAAATGACaattaatgcaatttttttttaaacagaccaaTTCAAGCAAACCTAATGGTACATATTGTTGAAATGAATAAGAATAGGGGCTGTGCCATTAAATACACACTTTAACACACCTATCGTGAGGATGGAAAGCTCTCCCACTTTAAACAGTCTTTGAAAAATGATGAAACATTCAACAACAAAAGGAACTATAAGGCTCTGACCGACTCCTCCATGAGTAAAGAAATTTAGAGTTAAGAATGATAATCCAGGCTGAGCTATCAGCTTTAACTCTCACCAAACAAACACAGaggatgaaattctggctccactgaagctaatgggaaCATTGGCACTGACTTCaagaggtcaggatttcacccatagggccagattctgacacccttatTCACCAAGCTGTCCCACTGCATCAGTGGGATTATTCCTGGTGTTGGTGCTGCTCAACAGCAGCAAAGGTAACCGAATTTAGCTCATAATATAAATCTAATAGAAAGTTAGCACATATAAAGTATTGTTcaccttcaaagtgctttacaaacagtaCTCTTAAAACTGGGAAGTATTGTCCCAATTTTTTGATGTGGGTAACAAAGGAAGAgttaaattatttcattttaagaCATGCTAAGCACTGTAACTCCCATCTATTCAGGCAAAAGAAGCTTCTCTTTCCAGAGCCAGGATTAGCATTAAGGAGCTCCTGGGTCAGACCatgagactctctctctctctcaaaggaaCAGCACAGTGATATGCACTTAAGCAATAGTATCAGCCCAGATTTTCAGCTTAAACTCTACTTCCTTACAATATAAGACCATTCACTTCACTGGAGTCATGCATTACATTGAGAGGTTCCTGTAATTACAAATCAGTATTTTTGTTGAAAGAACTCCCTGCCGTATTTACCTGATCATTCGTAATGGATCCAAATGTCCTTTTCGGTGCTGTTTTGGGCTGTCATGTAAATACAAAATtagaaagttttttaaaatgtgtaacatTGAAGTAAACCTGTAAATACACAACTATTCAAACACGGACACTCAACACAGTGAAGTGCAACAGCTCTTCAGTGCTACAACAGGCTAGCGTTCTGGGACTTAAGAGGGGGCTCCTAGGGTCCATTCCTGTACAAACTTGCTTCTGGCATATGCGATTCTGCAGTATCACAAGCTGtctcattgaactcagtgggattcAGATTCTGGAGTAAGAGCTAAACCTAGCAGGAAATATTTGCATGATTGGGCTCTTGGTTGGCAGATTACTGACTGGATGAACTGGAAAAGCAAAGCCATGGGTCAGTGCAGGCACCATTAACATGGCCTGCCGTGGCCAAGACTACTCAGAAAATTAAGTTTGCGAACCAATAAGTGGATAGACAGTAACAGCTCTCTCGGATGCTGATAAACTGATAGACCACAATGGCTTCTTAAATAAATAGAGCCCCAAACCCCCCCAACTATGGTAAAAAATTTCACATTAAAAACGTACAATGCTGTGTGATGCATAGCACTTTGGATTTTAAAAGGGAATCAGTGTTTGTGATTATTTTTGAGACCATCAGAGAGTATTTGTTCATGTAATAAACAAATAAGGGGTAGATCCTGTAAGGTGCATGGTGTGCTTATATTTCACTAAAGGAGAATGCTAAGCACCTCACAGATTCAGGCTCTCATTGGCAAGAAGGCCTTGTATCTGCAGACATGTTTAACTTAAGGCAATttactcacagtgcataaaattaagcatattTTAACAGGTTGAGGACCTAAATCTATTTAGCAGATTGTACAAATGACAAAATCTATACAGAATGTATATA
This region of Chrysemys picta bellii isolate R12L10 chromosome 9, ASM1138683v2, whole genome shotgun sequence genomic DNA includes:
- the PCDH11X gene encoding protocadherin-11 X-linked isoform X1, which produces MDLLSGTYLLAVLLACIVFQSGAQEKNYTVREELPENVLIGNLLKDLNLTLDPDVPLTSPLQFKLVYKTGDVPLVRVEENTGEIFTTANRIDREKLCSGIFSENRCFYEVEVAVLPDEVFRLVKIRFLIEDINDNAPLFPSTVINISIPENTAINSRYSVPSAIDPDIGVNGIQHYELLKPKTAPKRTFGSITNDQGQNVFGLDIIETPEGDKWPQLIVQQILDREQKDTYVMKIKVEDGGTPPRSSTAILQVTVTDVNDNRPVFKENDIEVSIPENAPVGTSVSQLHATDADLGSNAQIHFFFSNQISSLAKRLFALDNTTGLITIKEPLDREESPVHKLTVLASDGSSIPSRATVTVNITDINDNVPSIDTRYIINPVNGTVLLSEKAPLNTKIALITVMDKDADLNGKVTCFTDHDVPFRLKPVFDNQFLLETATFLDYEATREYAIKIVASDSGKPPLNQSAMLLIKIKDENDNAPVFTQPVIGLSIPENNAPGTQLTKISATDADSGRNAEISYMLGSDAPPIFNLDRRTGVLTAVRKLDREKQDRYSFTVLAKDNGMPPLQTNATVTLSVLDQNDNSPAFTHNEYNFYVPENLPMYGTVGLITVTDADSGENAAVTLSILNGRENFIIDPLTGVIRPNITFDREQQGSYTFQVKAVDGGRVQRSSTAKVTINVVDVNDNRPVFVIPSSNYSYDLIPTATNPGSVVTKVFAVDNDTGMNAELRYSIIGGNSRGLFTIDQLTGNITLKEKVITADHGLHRLVIKVNDLGQPESLYTIALVHLFVNETITNGSYVQELVRRNMETPVGQNVGDGEITPQTNDYVKIIIAIIAGTMTVILVIFVTALVRCRQTPRHKVVQKSKQSGEWVSPNQENRQIKKKKKKKKRSPKSLLLNFVTIEESKPDDPAHEHINGTLDIPVELEEQTMGKYNWATTPTTFKPDSPDLAKHYKSASPQPTFQIKPETPVPPKKHHVIQELPLDNTFVVGCDSLSKCSSSSSDPYSVSECSCQGGFKTPGPIHTRQHTKEMGRPQSPLKETSLESWTQPQSQRRVTFHLPDGSQESCSDSGLGDHEPSSSASTSHPLPLGFPQEEYYEQASPNSRTEGDGNSDPESTIEVNLQKALAEASETCTQECLILGHSDNCWMPPSLTQYQQSNPPLPSFGFQQGWGRGTIPEGRHALARPLPKDDTDKSQGGPRPQFYNTCERHCTTEDPVKVIPLANFTPSQQAAVSGSNTFIHEHQL
- the PCDH11X gene encoding protocadherin-11 X-linked isoform X3; this translates as MDLLSGTYLLAVLLACIVFQSGAQEKNYTVREELPENVLIGNLLKDLNLTLDPDVPLTSPLQFKLVYKTGDVPLVRVEENTGEIFTTANRIDREKLCSGIFSENRCFYEVEVAVLPDEVFRLVKIRFLIEDINDNAPLFPSTVINISIPENTAINSRYSVPSAIDPDIGVNGIQHYELLKPKTAPKRTFGSITNDQGQNVFGLDIIETPEGDKWPQLIVQQILDREQKDTYVMKIKVEDGGTPPRSSTAILQVTVTDVNDNRPVFKENDIEVSIPENAPVGTSVSQLHATDADLGSNAQIHFFFSNQISSLAKRLFALDNTTGLITIKEPLDREESPVHKLTVLASDGSSIPSRATVTVNITDINDNVPSIDTRYIINPVNGTVLLSEKAPLNTKIALITVMDKDADLNGKVTCFTDHDVPFRLKPVFDNQFLLETATFLDYEATREYAIKIVASDSGKPPLNQSAMLLIKIKDENDNAPVFTQPVIGLSIPENNAPGTQLTKISATDADSGRNAEISYMLGSDAPPIFNLDRRTGVLTAVRKLDREKQDRYSFTVLAKDNGMPPLQTNATVTLSVLDQNDNSPAFTHNEYNFYVPENLPMYGTVGLITVTDADSGENAAVTLSILNGRENFIIDPLTGVIRPNITFDREQQGSYTFQVKAVDGGRVQRSSTAKVTINVVDVNDNRPVFVIPSSNYSYDLIPTATNPGSVVTKVFAVDNDTGMNAELRYSIIGGNSRGLFTIDQLTGNITLKEKVITADHGLHRLVIKVNDLGQPESLYTIALVHLFVNETITNGSYVQELVRRNMETPVGQNVGDGEITPQTNDYVKIIIAIIAGTMTVILVIFVTALVRCRQTPRHKVVQKSKQSGEWVSPNQENRQIKKKKKKKKRSPKSLLLNFVTIEESKPDDPAHEHINGTLDIPVELEEQTMGKYNWATTPTTFKPDSPDLAKHYKSASPQPTFQIKPETPVPPKKHHVIQELPLDNTFVVGCDSLSKCSSSSSDPYSVSECSCQGGFKTPGPIHTRQHTKEMGRPQSPLKETSLESWTQPQSQRRVTFHLPDGSQESCSDSGLGDHEPSSSASTSHPLPLGFPQEEYYEQASPNSRTEGDGNSDPESNDTKLGGIATALEDRVIIQNDLDKLEKWSELLHYHQNYFFL
- the PCDH11X gene encoding protocadherin-11 X-linked isoform X4, which codes for MDLLSGTYLLAVLLACIVFQSGAQEKNYTVREELPENVLIGNLLKDLNLTLDPDVPLTSPLQFKLVYKTGDVPLVRVEENTGEIFTTANRIDREKLCSGIFSENRCFYEVEVAVLPDEVFRLVKIRFLIEDINDNAPLFPSTVINISIPENTAINSRYSVPSAIDPDIGVNGIQHYELLKGQNVFGLDIIETPEGDKWPQLIVQQILDREQKDTYVMKIKVEDGGTPPRSSTAILQVTVTDVNDNRPVFKENDIEVSIPENAPVGTSVSQLHATDADLGSNAQIHFFFSNQISSLAKRLFALDNTTGLITIKEPLDREESPVHKLTVLASDGSSIPSRATVTVNITDINDNVPSIDTRYIINPVNGTVLLSEKAPLNTKIALITVMDKDADLNGKVTCFTDHDVPFRLKPVFDNQFLLETATFLDYEATREYAIKIVASDSGKPPLNQSAMLLIKIKDENDNAPVFTQPVIGLSIPENNAPGTQLTKISATDADSGRNAEISYMLGSDAPPIFNLDRRTGVLTAVRKLDREKQDRYSFTVLAKDNGMPPLQTNATVTLSVLDQNDNSPAFTHNEYNFYVPENLPMYGTVGLITVTDADSGENAAVTLSILNGRENFIIDPLTGVIRPNITFDREQQGSYTFQVKAVDGGRVQRSSTAKVTINVVDVNDNRPVFVIPSSNYSYDLIPTATNPGSVVTKVFAVDNDTGMNAELRYSIIGGNSRGLFTIDQLTGNITLKEKVITADHGLHRLVIKVNDLGQPESLYTIALVHLFVNETITNGSYVQELVRRNMETPVGQNVGDGEITPQTNDYVKIIIAIIAGTMTVILVIFVTALVRCRQTPRHKVVQKSKQSGEWVSPNQENRQIKKKKKKKKRSPKSLLLNFVTIEESKPDDPAHEHINGTLDIPVELEEQTMGKYNWATTPTTFKPDSPDLAKHYKSASPQPTFQIKPETPVPPKKHHVIQELPLDNTFVVGCDSLSKCSSSSSDPYSVSECSCQGGFKTPGPIHTRQHTKEMGRPQSPLKETSLESWTQPQSQRRVTFHLPDGSQESCSDSGLGDHEPSSSASTSHPLPLGFPQEEYYEQASPNSRTEGDGNSDPESNDTKLGGIATALEDRVIIQNDLDKLEKWSELLHYHQNYFFL
- the PCDH11X gene encoding protocadherin-11 X-linked isoform X5 — translated: MDLLSGTYLLAVLLACIVFQSGAQEKNYTVREELPENVLIGNLLKDLNLTLDPDVPLTSPLQFKLVYKTGDVPLVRVEENTGEIFTTANRIDREKLCSGIFSENRCFYEVEVAVLPDEVFRLVKIRFLIEDINDNAPLFPSTVINISIPENTAINSRYSVPSAIDPDIGVNGIQHYELLKPKTAPKRTFGSITNDQGQNVFGLDIIETPEGDKWPQLIVQQILDREQKDTYVMKIKVEDGGTPPRSSTAILQVTVTDVNDNRPVFKENDIEVSIPENAPVGTSVSQLHATDADLGSNAQIHFFFSNQISSLAKRLFALDNTTGLITIKEPLDREESPVHKLTVLASDGSSIPSRATVTVNITDINDNVPSIDTRYIINPVNGTVLLSEKAPLNTKIALITVMDKDADLNGKVTCFTDHDVPFRLKPVFDNQFLLETATFLDYEATREYAIKIVASDSGKPPLNQSAMLLIKIKDENDNAPVFTQPVIGLSIPENNAPGTQLTKISATDADSGRNAEISYMLGSDAPPIFNLDRRTGVLTAVRKLDREKQDRYSFTVLAKDNGMPPLQTNATVTLSVLDQNDNSPAFTHNEYNFYVPENLPMYGTVGLITVTDADSGENAAVTLSILNGRENFIIDPLTGVIRPNITFDREQQGSYTFQVKAVDGGRVQRSSTAKVTINVVDVNDNRPVFVIPSSNYSYDLIPTATNPGSVVTKVFAVDNDTGMNAELRYSIIGGNSRGLFTIDQLTGNITLKEKVITADHGLHRLVIKVNDLGQPESLYTIALVHLFVNETITNGSYVQELVRRNMETPVGQNVGDGEITPQTNDYVKIIIAIIAGTMTVILVIFVTALVRCRQTPRHKVVQKSKQSGEWVSPNQENRQIKKKKKKKKRSPKSLLLNFVTIEESKPDDPAHEHINGTLDIPVELEEQTMGKYNWATTPTTFKPDSPDLAKHYKSASPQPTFQIKPETPVPPKKHHVIQELPLDNTFVVGCDSLSKCSSSSSDPYSVSECSCQGGFKTPGPIHTRQL
- the PCDH11X gene encoding protocadherin-11 X-linked isoform X2 codes for the protein MDLLSGTYLLAVLLACIVFQSGAQEKNYTVREELPENVLIGNLLKDLNLTLDPDVPLTSPLQFKLVYKTGDVPLVRVEENTGEIFTTANRIDREKLCSGIFSENRCFYEVEVAVLPDEVFRLVKIRFLIEDINDNAPLFPSTVINISIPENTAINSRYSVPSAIDPDIGVNGIQHYELLKGQNVFGLDIIETPEGDKWPQLIVQQILDREQKDTYVMKIKVEDGGTPPRSSTAILQVTVTDVNDNRPVFKENDIEVSIPENAPVGTSVSQLHATDADLGSNAQIHFFFSNQISSLAKRLFALDNTTGLITIKEPLDREESPVHKLTVLASDGSSIPSRATVTVNITDINDNVPSIDTRYIINPVNGTVLLSEKAPLNTKIALITVMDKDADLNGKVTCFTDHDVPFRLKPVFDNQFLLETATFLDYEATREYAIKIVASDSGKPPLNQSAMLLIKIKDENDNAPVFTQPVIGLSIPENNAPGTQLTKISATDADSGRNAEISYMLGSDAPPIFNLDRRTGVLTAVRKLDREKQDRYSFTVLAKDNGMPPLQTNATVTLSVLDQNDNSPAFTHNEYNFYVPENLPMYGTVGLITVTDADSGENAAVTLSILNGRENFIIDPLTGVIRPNITFDREQQGSYTFQVKAVDGGRVQRSSTAKVTINVVDVNDNRPVFVIPSSNYSYDLIPTATNPGSVVTKVFAVDNDTGMNAELRYSIIGGNSRGLFTIDQLTGNITLKEKVITADHGLHRLVIKVNDLGQPESLYTIALVHLFVNETITNGSYVQELVRRNMETPVGQNVGDGEITPQTNDYVKIIIAIIAGTMTVILVIFVTALVRCRQTPRHKVVQKSKQSGEWVSPNQENRQIKKKKKKKKRSPKSLLLNFVTIEESKPDDPAHEHINGTLDIPVELEEQTMGKYNWATTPTTFKPDSPDLAKHYKSASPQPTFQIKPETPVPPKKHHVIQELPLDNTFVVGCDSLSKCSSSSSDPYSVSECSCQGGFKTPGPIHTRQHTKEMGRPQSPLKETSLESWTQPQSQRRVTFHLPDGSQESCSDSGLGDHEPSSSASTSHPLPLGFPQEEYYEQASPNSRTEGDGNSDPESTIEVNLQKALAEASETCTQECLILGHSDNCWMPPSLTQYQQSNPPLPSFGFQQGWGRGTIPEGRHALARPLPKDDTDKSQGGPRPQFYNTCERHCTTEDPVKVIPLANFTPSQQAAVSGSNTFIHEHQL